Proteins found in one Panicum hallii strain FIL2 chromosome 4, PHallii_v3.1, whole genome shotgun sequence genomic segment:
- the LOC112890323 gene encoding RING-H2 finger protein ATL68-like translates to MAGYLPTDFPYFRPPPPPRWWRSPPPPPPSPPIQVTSQRSRDNSPASHGGVIAGVAISVAAFLLVLTFVCSLCRGYRNSRANAAADAAAAAAALAARPRVPAPPVLLPVAWDDENEDQQHLRGRDRSSGRPRRVSPTAGLPSFTYDRSVRHNVTGSGEEAATCSVCLGAFQTGETVRLLPVCLHLYHVECIDPWLDAHATCPICRSGTDPDMDGSLLPPV, encoded by the coding sequence ATGGCCGGTTACTTGCCGACGGACTTCCCCTACTTTcgtccgcccccgccgccgcgctggtggcggtcaccgccaccgccaccgccatcgccgccgattCAGGTGACGTCCCAGAGGTCAAGGGATAACAGCCCGGCGTCCCACGGCGGGGTCATTGCGGGCGTCGCCATCTCCGTCGCGGCCTTCCTGCTCGTGCTCACCTTCGTGTGCAGCCTCTGCCGAGGGTACCGCAACAGCCGCGCCAATGCCGCCGctgacgccgcggcggcggcagcggccctCGCCGCGCGGCCGCGGGTGCCAGCGCCGCCAGTACTGCTGCCAGTGGCATGGGACGACGAGAACGAGGACCAGCAGCATCTGCGCGGCCGAGACCGCAGCAGCGGCCGCCCGCGGCGCGTCAGCCCGACGGCTGGCCTCCCGTCGTTCACGTACGACCGGTCGGTGCGGCACAATGTGACGGGCAGCGGCGAGGAGGCAGCGACGTGCTCCGTGTGCCTCGGTGCGTTCCAGACCGGGGAGACGGTGCGGCTGCTGCCGGTGTGCCTGCACCTTTACCACGTCGAGTGCATCGACCCGTGGCTGGACGCGCACGCGACGTGCCCGATCTGCAGGTCGGGCACCGATCCGGACATGGACGGCAGCCTGCTTCCTCCGGTCTAG
- the LOC112888641 gene encoding pupal cuticle protein 36-like — translation MTTGGAGPGAGHGAGAGGAAGRGVVGAGGAGGSRGGAGRGGAGGSRGGAGGSRGHARISSLPKSLLRNQTGTGWDNTRGVINMDNEWWKKIKVDVPGSGKFKKKALQNEDFLREMFGDISNDETDHWNPMSDNPIIPESQKDTENIDGAGEEEEEDNVLHDWSYREEEDEEVQEVSPANGNKKRRARVVLEVPKKEKSSTALIIQEQITKIADSAESFTSKKQAEIVSIKEVMDVVLDYGAQYGSNEHDIATQLFVKKEQREMFLTLPTREICLNWLTRRYNDKYGN, via the exons ATGAccacgggcggcgcgggccccGGCGCggggcacggcgcgggcgcgggtggcgcggcTGGCAGGGGTGTcgtgggcgcgggcggcgcgggaggaagCCGGGGAGGCGctgggaggggcggcgcgggaggcagcaggggcggcgcgggaggcagcAGGGGTCATGCCCGCATCTCCAGTCTTCCGAAATCG TTACTGCGGAATCAAACCGGAACCGGTTGGGACAATACAAGAGGAGTAATTAACATGGACAATGAATGGTGGAAAAAAATAAAAGTG GATGTGCCGGGTTCTGGAAAATTTAAGAAGAAAGCGCTGCAAAATGAAGACTTTCTTAGAGAAATGTTTGGTGACATTTCTAATGATGAAACTGATCATTGGAACCCGATGAGTGATAATCCTATTATACCCGAAAGCCAAAAAGACACTGAAAACATAGATGGagcaggagaggaggaagaggaggacaaTGTGTTGCATGATTGGTCATATAGAGAGGAAGAGGATGAGGAGGTTCAGGAGGTATCTCCTGCTAATGGAAATAAAAAAAGAAGAGCTCGTGTTGTTCTAGAGGTTCCTAAAAAGGAAAAGTCAAGTACAGCTCTTATAATTCAAGAACAAATTACAAAGATTGCTGATTCGGCCGAGTCGTTTACATCAAAAAAGCAAGCTGAAATCGTTTCTATTAAAGAAGTGATGGATGTTGTCTTGGATTATGGGGCACAATATGGTAGCAATGAGCATGACATTGCTACCCAATTGTTTGTGAAAAAGGAACAAAGAGAAATGTTCTTGACTCTTCCTACTAGAGAAATTTGTTTGAATTGGCTTACAAGGAGGTACAACGACAAGTATGGGAATTGA